One Streptomyces fagopyri DNA window includes the following coding sequences:
- a CDS encoding tellurite resistance/C4-dicarboxylate transporter family protein: MPATSPPRSPWVRLRSWWAESPPAAAAAVLATGILSVGLHEAGDEVLSRIALVLAAVIWLGFAVDFTVRLLRDRERWLEEAGTPSALTGVAATAVLGTRLTDLGWLGVAEVLLALAAVLWPGLLYLLVRGLRLRMPGSVFLGCVATQGLAVLAASLAGATRADWLAYAALVLFWLGFLVLYVVALTCFDFRETANGRGDHWIAGGALAISALAASKLVLAYQADIYLWNYDDNGVMRWVTQALIMVTLAWYAVLAVAELLWRRPRYDVRRWATVFPMAMTAAAALSVADAVGFAWLRGVGQVLLWISVAAWLLVAAGTVRSTAPR, encoded by the coding sequence ATGCCAGCCACCTCGCCGCCCCGCAGCCCGTGGGTCCGACTCCGTTCCTGGTGGGCGGAGAGCCCGCCCGCCGCCGCGGCCGCCGTTCTGGCCACCGGCATCCTCTCCGTCGGGCTGCACGAGGCCGGTGACGAGGTCCTGTCCCGGATCGCGCTGGTCCTGGCGGCCGTCATCTGGCTCGGGTTCGCCGTGGACTTCACGGTCCGCCTGCTGCGCGATCGGGAGCGGTGGCTGGAGGAGGCCGGCACGCCGAGCGCGCTCACCGGGGTCGCCGCGACCGCCGTGCTCGGCACCCGGCTGACCGACCTGGGATGGCTCGGGGTCGCCGAGGTGCTGCTCGCGCTCGCCGCGGTGCTGTGGCCGGGGCTGCTCTACCTGCTCGTACGGGGCCTGCGGCTCCGTATGCCCGGAAGCGTGTTCCTCGGATGCGTGGCCACGCAGGGACTCGCGGTGCTCGCCGCGTCGCTCGCCGGGGCCACGCGCGCGGACTGGCTCGCGTACGCGGCGCTGGTCCTGTTCTGGCTGGGGTTCCTGGTGCTGTACGTGGTGGCGCTGACGTGCTTCGACTTCCGGGAGACGGCCAACGGGCGCGGCGACCACTGGATCGCGGGCGGCGCGCTCGCGATCTCCGCGCTGGCCGCGTCGAAGCTGGTCCTCGCGTACCAGGCGGACATCTACCTGTGGAACTACGACGACAACGGCGTGATGCGCTGGGTGACCCAGGCGCTGATCATGGTGACGCTCGCCTGGTACGCCGTGCTGGCCGTCGCGGAGCTGCTGTGGCGCCGTCCGCGTTACGACGTGCGGCGCTGGGCGACCGTGTTCCCGATGGCCATGACGGCGGCGGCGGCCCTGTCGGTCGCGGACGCCGTCGGCTTCGCGTGGCTCAGGGGGGTCGGGCAGGTACTGCTGTGGATCTCGGTGGCCGCCTGGCTGCTGGTGGCGGCCGGAACCGTCAGGTCCACAGCACCGCGATGA
- a CDS encoding C40 family peptidase, which translates to MAAHRKPRQRSLGGHTVRTAATIALAGAATTAGFEGTGHAEPRLSPAQVKARVDKLYEEAEVATEKYDGAKEKADQASRRLHDLRDETARKEDRLNAARDALGSIAAAQYRSGGLDPALQLALSDRPDQYLDGAAFAERVGDRQAGAVARVRKQLREIEQLRGAAHIELTALTSRQAELKRAKRTITGKLDSARQLLSRLTDEQRSRLGDLGAAGGAAGAVRHASRSAARDLGPAPSSPSAGSVAAPNSRAAAAVSYAYGKLGSPYVWGATGPDAFDCSGLAQAAYRSAGVQLPRTTYAQINAGRRVSRSELAPGDLVFFYSGISHVGIYVGNGMMIHAPNPTAPVRLAPVDEMPFAGAARVA; encoded by the coding sequence GTGGCAGCACACCGCAAGCCCAGACAGCGCTCACTCGGCGGCCATACGGTCCGCACGGCCGCGACCATCGCCCTCGCCGGCGCGGCGACGACGGCCGGATTCGAGGGCACCGGGCACGCGGAGCCGCGGCTGTCCCCGGCGCAGGTGAAGGCCAGGGTCGACAAGCTGTACGAAGAGGCCGAGGTCGCCACGGAGAAGTACGACGGGGCGAAGGAGAAGGCCGACCAGGCGTCCCGGCGGCTGCACGACCTGCGCGACGAGACGGCGCGCAAGGAGGACCGGCTCAACGCTGCACGGGACGCGCTGGGTTCGATCGCCGCGGCGCAGTACCGCAGCGGCGGCCTCGACCCCGCCCTGCAGCTCGCGCTCTCCGATCGCCCCGACCAGTACCTGGACGGGGCCGCGTTCGCCGAGCGGGTCGGTGACCGGCAGGCGGGGGCGGTGGCCCGGGTACGCAAGCAGCTGCGGGAGATCGAGCAGCTGCGCGGGGCCGCGCACATCGAGCTGACCGCGCTCACCTCGCGGCAGGCGGAGCTGAAGCGGGCCAAGAGGACGATCACCGGCAAACTGGACTCCGCGCGGCAGTTGTTGTCGCGGCTCACCGACGAGCAGCGGTCGCGGCTCGGGGACCTCGGGGCGGCCGGCGGTGCCGCGGGCGCGGTGCGGCACGCCTCGCGCTCCGCCGCGCGGGATCTGGGCCCGGCGCCCTCGTCGCCCTCGGCAGGCTCCGTCGCGGCCCCCAACTCCCGTGCGGCCGCCGCCGTCTCGTACGCCTACGGGAAGCTCGGCAGCCCCTACGTCTGGGGTGCCACCGGGCCCGACGCCTTCGACTGCTCGGGCCTCGCCCAGGCCGCGTACCGCTCGGCGGGCGTCCAGCTGCCGCGCACGACGTACGCCCAGATCAACGCGGGCCGACGGGTGTCGCGCTCCGAACTCGCCCCCGGTGACCTGGTGTTCTTCTACTCGGGCATCAGCCATGTGGGGATCTACGTGGGCAACGGGATGATGATCCACGCCCCGAACCCCACCGCGCCGGTGCGTCTCGCGCCGGTCGACGAGATGCCGTTCGCGGGTGCCGCCCGGGTGGCCTGA
- a CDS encoding LuxR C-terminal-related transcriptional regulator → MSDANGPTGQTAGVPAHTGPNEQSDTATGAGAATGSPAAGGPGAADGVEPSGAPGGRTVRVVLVDDHRMFRTGVQAEIGQTERTGVQVVGEAADVDQAVTVITAARPEVVLLDVHLPGGGGVEVLRRCAPLMGDAERPVRFLALSVSDAAEDVIGVIRGGARGYVTKTITGTDLVNSIFRVQEGDAVFSPRLAGFVLDAFASTDAPPVDEDLDRLTQREREVLRLIARGYAYKEIAKQLFISVKTVESHVSAVLRKLQLSNRHELTRWATARRLV, encoded by the coding sequence ATGAGCGACGCGAACGGGCCGACCGGACAGACGGCCGGTGTGCCCGCGCACACCGGCCCGAACGAGCAGAGCGACACCGCGACCGGAGCGGGGGCGGCCACCGGGTCCCCGGCGGCGGGCGGGCCGGGTGCCGCGGACGGCGTCGAGCCGTCCGGAGCCCCGGGCGGACGCACTGTGCGCGTCGTCCTCGTCGACGACCACCGCATGTTCCGTACGGGAGTGCAGGCCGAGATCGGACAGACCGAGCGGACCGGCGTGCAGGTGGTCGGCGAGGCCGCGGACGTCGACCAGGCGGTCACGGTCATCACGGCCGCCCGGCCCGAGGTCGTGCTGCTCGACGTCCATCTGCCGGGCGGCGGCGGTGTCGAAGTGCTGCGCCGCTGCGCCCCGTTGATGGGGGACGCCGAGCGGCCGGTCCGATTCCTCGCGCTGTCCGTGTCGGACGCCGCGGAGGACGTCATCGGCGTGATCCGCGGTGGTGCCCGGGGTTACGTCACCAAGACGATCACCGGAACCGACCTGGTGAACTCCATCTTCCGTGTCCAGGAGGGCGACGCGGTCTTCTCGCCCCGCCTGGCCGGATTCGTCCTGGACGCCTTCGCCTCCACCGACGCCCCGCCGGTCGACGAGGACCTCGACCGGCTCACCCAGCGAGAGCGCGAGGTCCTGCGCCTCATCGCCCGCGGCTACGCGTACAAGGAGATCGCCAAGCAACTGTTCATCTCCGTCAAGACGGTCGAGTCGCACGTCTCGGCGGTCCTCAGGAAACTCCAGCTCTCCAACCGGCACGAGCTGACACGCTGGGCGACGGCGCGACGTCTGGTGTGA